The Argopecten irradians isolate NY chromosome 4, Ai_NY, whole genome shotgun sequence genome has a window encoding:
- the LOC138322080 gene encoding mucin-21-like, producing MDVKRDVHQHMETAVKAITVWIIVANLIALTTQSTVTTSLLMTSTTPTAVVNATTEVHSTTSTTTTDVPTTTSTAGVTTTTDVPTTTSTADVTTTTDVPTTTSTADVPTTTSTAGVTTITDVQTTITTASVTTITDVPTTTTTAGVTTSTDVPTTTSTAGVTTTTDVQIPTSTAGVTTTTDVQIPTSTTGVTTTTDVPTTTSIAGVTTSTNVPTTTTTAGVTSTTDVPTTTTVLPVLPLLQMYQQQPVLPVLPLLQMFRQQPVLPVLPLLQMYQQQPMYQQQPVLPVLPPLLQNVPTTTSTAGVTTTTDVPTTTSTAGVTTTTDVPTKPSATTTTATPDSLPTTGPKLLLVYSEVQLTTGSTTTTTTGPTESTTTGPTTTTGPTQSTTTGPTTTTGPTQSTTTGPTTTTGPTDSTTTGQTTTTGPTKSTTTGPTTTTGPTQSTHLAGPTTTTGPTQSTNYRSNNYYWSYTEYNYRSNNYYWSYTEYNYRSNNYYWSYTEYNYRSNNYYWSYREYNYRSNNYYWSYREYNYRSNNYYWSYREYNYRSNNYYWSYTEYNYRSNNHYWSYTEYNYRSNNYYWSYTEYNYRSNNYYWSYTEYNYRSNNYYWSYTEYN from the exons GGACGTACATCAACATATGGAAACGGCCGTTAAGGCAATAACAGTATGGATAATTGTAGCCAACCTCATTGCTTTAACAACTCAGTCAACCGTCACAACATCTTTGTTAATGACATCTACAACACCTACTGCAGTGGTAAATGCAACTACAGAAGTACATAGTACAACTagtaccactactacagatgtaccaacaacaaccagtactgccggtgttacaaCTACTAccgatgtaccaacaacaaccagtactgccgatgttaccactactacagatgtaccaacaacaaccagtactgcag atgtaccaacaacaaccagtactgccggtgtcaCCACTATTACAGATGTTCAAACAACAATAACGACCGCCAGTGTTACCACTattacagatgtaccaacaacaaccactactgccggtgttaccacttctacagatgtaccaacaacaaccagtacagcaggtgttaccactactacagatgtacaaATACCAACCAGTACTGctggtgttaccactactacagatgtacaaATACCAACCAGTACtaccggtgttaccactactacagatgtaccaacaacaacaagtattgccggtgttaccacttcTACaaatgtaccaacaacaaccactacTGCAGGTGTAACCagtactacagatgtaccaacaacaaccacagtactgccggtgttaccactactacagatgtaccaacaacaaccagtactgccggtgttaccactacttcAGATGTTCCGACAACAACCAGttctgccggtgttaccactactacagatgtaccaacaacaacca atgtaccaacaacaaccagtactgccggtgttaccaccaCTACTACAgaatgtaccaacaacaaccagtactgccggtgttaccactactacagatgtaccaacaacaaccagtactgccggtgttaccactactacagatgtaccaacaaaaCCATCTGCAACAACTACTACAGCAACACCGGATTCTTTACCAACTACAGGTCCAAAACTACTACTGGTGTATTCAGA AGTACAGCTAACTACCGgttcaacaacaacaactactactGGTCCTACAGAGAGTACAACTACcggtccaacaactactactggtCCTACACAGAGTACAACTACcggtccaacaactactactggtCCTACACAGAGTACAACTACcggtccaacaactactactggtCCTACAGATAGTACCACTACCGGTCAAACAACTACTACCGGTCCTACAAAGAGTACAACTACcggtccaacaactactactggtCCTACACAGAGTACTCACTTAGCcggtccaacaactactactggtCCTACACAGAGTACCAACTACcggtccaacaactactactggtCCTACACAGAGTACAACTACcggtccaacaactactactggtCCTACACAGAGTACAACTACcggtccaacaactactactggtCCTACACAGAGTACAACTACcggtccaacaactactactggtCCTACAGAGAGTACAACTACcggtccaacaactactactggtCCTACAGAGAGTACAACTACcggtccaacaactactactggtCCTACAGAGAGTACAACTACcggtccaacaactactactggtCCTACACAGAGTACAACTACCGGTCCAACAACCACTACTGGTCCTACACAGAGTACAACTACcggtccaacaactactactggtCCTACACAGAGTACAACTACcggtccaacaactactactggtCCTACACAGAGTACAACTACcggtccaacaactactactggtCCTACACAGAGTACAACTAA